Sequence from the Gemmatimonadaceae bacterium genome:
ATCGAAACACGCCGATCGCCGCGCGCGATGTGTCGAACACCGTCGTGTCGACAAAGTCCTTACGAGCGCCAATCGAGCAACGACGTGCAAGCGCATCTCGCGTGCTCGATGCGAGATTCGTCATGACCATAACCCGCAGCCATTCCCCATGCGCAGAATCACCGTCGCTCGCGCCATCGTGTTCGTCGTCGCTCCCGCGCTGTTGCACGCGCAATCCTCGACGCCAGCCGCGCCGGCCGCGGCACCTCCAGCCGCCGACCTCCAACGAGCCGCCCAGGCCTTCAATGCCTCGGACTGGAGCACGGTCCGCTCCGCATACGAGGCCCTGGCCGCGGCATATCCACAACACGCCCTGTCGCGCTTTCGCGTCGGCGTCGCCCAGCTCCAGCTCGGCGACCTGAAAAACGCGGAGATCAATTTGCGCCGCGGCGAATCGCTCGGCATCCCCGCCGCGCAGGCCGCATACCGCCTGGGGCAATTGTTCGCCGATCGCGGCCAACCGGACTCCGCGATTGCCGAGCTGCATCGTTCGGCAGATAACGGCATGTTCGTTCCGGTTCCAGCACTTAAGAGCGACGCGCATCTCGCATCGCTCCTCGCCGATCCGCGCTGGCCCGCCGTGCTCGATGCGTTCGACGCCGTCGTCCAACCATGCAAGCACGATCCACGATTTCGCGAATTCGACTTCTGGGTCGGCGATTGGGACGTGCGCCCGACCGGCCAGCCCGCGAATGGTCCGGCGGCCCGCAACACCGTCACGCTCGACGACGGTGATTGCGTCGTCACCGAACACTGGAGTGCGCCGAGTGGATCGACGGGGCGCAGCTTCAACATCTACGATCGCTCATATGGGGAATGGCGGCAGACGTGGGTCGACAACCTCGGTGGCCAGCACGACTATCGCGGTCGTCTCGTGAATGGAAACATGGTTTTCACCGGCACGACGCCGCTTCCGGGCGGAAAGCTCGGCCGCGTGCCGACGCGGCTCACCTTCTTCAACCTCGGCCGCGACTCCGTGCGCCAGTTCTCCGAGACGTCGCCCGATAGCGGCCGTACGTGGCAGACAGCGTACGATCTCATGTACGTTCGCCGAAAGTAAGCTGTCAGGCTGTTCGAGATCGGTTATAATGAGAGCGCGGCACGTTTGGGTTTTGTAGCCGCGCTCCTCTCTCGCCCAACAATCTCTTGTCCAAACTTCGCGTACTTTGCTACGGCGTCTCACTCGACGGGTTCGCCGCTGGTCCCGCTCAGGACCTCGAGCATCCACTCGGCGTCAACGGCTTCGACGTCATGCAGTGGTTCACCCACACGGACGTGTGGCGCCGGATGCAAAACCTCGGAGAGGGAGAGACAGGCGTCGACAATCGCATGGCGCGCGACGCGTTCGAAAATCTTGGCGCGTGGATCATGGGCCGAAACATGTTCGGGCCGGTGCGCGGGCCGTGGCCGGACGAAAGCTGGCGCGGATGGTGGGGCGACGAGCCGCCGTACCACGTTCCGGTGTTCGTGCTCACGCACCACGCGCGGCCGCCACTCGAGATGCAGGGCGGCACCGTCTTTCACTTCGTGACTGACGGAATCGAGTCCGCGCTGAAACAGGCGAAGGCGGCGGCGGGCGATCGCGACGTACGCATCGGCGGCGGAGCCTCGACCGTTCGCCAGTATTTGCGCGCGGGTCAGATCGACGATCTGCATCTCGTGGTGAGCCCCACGCTGCTCGGCTCCGGCGAAGAGCTGTTTCACGGGATCGACCTCCGCGCACTCGGCTACCAGGTCGAGCGACACGTCGCGGGCGAGCGGGCGACGCATGTGTTCATCCGGCGCCACGACTAAACGTTTCTGTCATTCCGAGCCGGAGGCGAGGAATCCTGCCTTTTGGTAGAGCGGCCGAGCCCTCTACCAGGATGCTAGATCCCTCGCGTCGCTCGGGATGACGAATTATCGTACCACGACCTGAAAGATCACGCTCGCCCGCTCGGGCAAATTCGCGGTGACGAGATACGTTCCCGCCTGCGACGCGCGGAACGTCGTGCGCGCGATGCCGGTCGCATCGCTCGTTGTCGTCAAACCGGAGAGCGTGCCGCCGGTCGTCGACCAATTCACCGCCGAGTTCGGGACGGGATTTCCCGGACGGTCGATGACGCGCACCTGAAGCGACAGTGAGTCGCCGACGGCAATCGAGCTCGATTCCGGGCTCACGATCACGATCGACGACGGGACGCCGATGGTCCCGACGAGCCGCAGCGTATCGACGGCGTCGCCCGACGTGATCACGAGCGAGTTGACGCCCGCGGCGTCGCCCAACGTCCAGAGGACCGACGCCACTCCGGTCGAATCGGTGTTCGTCATCGTCGCGGAGAGGCCGCCGTGCCCCGTACCCACCGCCCACGTGACGGGAACACTGTCCAGTCCCAGGCCGGATGACGTCACATGCGCGCGAACGAGAACGGCGCTGCCGGCGGGAAAGGTCGTCGAGTCGCGAAGCTCGGTCGTCACCGTCGCGAACCGCAGAATTGGGGCAACGCCGCTGGCGTCGGACGAGCCGCACGCCGCGGCGAACACGAGTACGCCCAAAAGAATCGGCTTCATGCGGCACCGACACGCAATCGTCCGACCGCCCCCACGTTCCACAACATGAAGATTTCTGAATGTCGTGAGGCTGACGCGGGCCTCAGCCCTTCACGAGCTGACCACACTTGGTGCACATGTACAGCTTGTTCCACTGTGCTTTCTGATCGTAATAGTCATCGCTCTGCTTGCGCACCGTCGTGAGAAAGACCATGAGCGTGATGACGATCGCGGCGACGACGGCGAACTGCCCGGCGGTGGGATTCACGCGCGCGTAGACGAAATAGGCGGCGCCCGCGAGCGGAATGGCGACGAGGATCGTGCGCAGTCGCGCCGAGCGACGGCGCGGCGGCGCGAACCTGGCGATGATCTGTTGCTCGCTCAGTCCGCCGATCCCCGGCTCCGACGACGCAGCGCCCGCGTTCTCGGCATGCCGCACCGCCTCGTAGAACAGATCATCGACTTTGACGAAATCGGCCGCGTTGCACTTGGGACAACGCGCGTCGCCCAGCCCCTCGGGCTTTTCTCCCCCGAGGTTCGCGAACGCGCCCATCAGTGCCTCGAACCCTTCCAGTCCGTCGCCCGGCATGTCAGCCTCGCATGTCTCTCAAATTATACGAAGACGCGGAGGATGAACCCAGGGACCATGCCGCGATTCACGTATTTTTTGCGCAGGCCCTGAGGGAGAGAGCCGAAGTTCCGGATGATGCGCCGGCACTGTGGCGAGCCACAGCGGCAGCGCATGGTCCAGATGTCGTCGTCGGCGATGGTCGTCGAGTAGTCGAAGGTGATCT
This genomic interval carries:
- a CDS encoding dihydrofolate reductase family protein, with the translated sequence MSKLRVLCYGVSLDGFAAGPAQDLEHPLGVNGFDVMQWFTHTDVWRRMQNLGEGETGVDNRMARDAFENLGAWIMGRNMFGPVRGPWPDESWRGWWGDEPPYHVPVFVLTHHARPPLEMQGGTVFHFVTDGIESALKQAKAAAGDRDVRIGGGASTVRQYLRAGQIDDLHLVVSPTLLGSGEELFHGIDLRALGYQVERHVAGERATHVFIRRHD
- a CDS encoding Ig-like domain-containing protein, with translation MKPILLGVLVFAAACGSSDASGVAPILRFATVTTELRDSTTFPAGSAVLVRAHVTSSGLGLDSVPVTWAVGTGHGGLSATMTNTDSTGVASVLWTLGDAAGVNSLVITSGDAVDTLRLVGTIGVPSSIVIVSPESSSIAVGDSLSLQVRVIDRPGNPVPNSAVNWSTTGGTLSGLTTTSDATGIARTTFRASQAGTYLVTANLPERASVIFQVVVR